A portion of the Solea senegalensis isolate Sse05_10M linkage group LG17, IFAPA_SoseM_1, whole genome shotgun sequence genome contains these proteins:
- the cmtr1 gene encoding cap-specific mRNA (nucleoside-2'-O-)-methyltransferase 1, whose translation MMKRRAEGPSTVLKGAKISRDDSSSDEESQLSRQDSSQNESLSDQEDHRPGFSMPSISSFDEQETNANPADTANFSMYNSVSQKLMAKMGFREGEGLGKFGQGRKEIVEASTQRGRRGLGLTLQGFQGELNVDWRDEPEPSAVEKVDWFPECTTENPDDDELRDWMRVGPRKLKIEDETEFCSEDLLHTLLRCKTVFDNLEGEEMRRARTRSNPYETIRGGIFLNRAAMKMANIDHCFDHMFTNPKNSKGIPLTKDREGELLYFGDVCAGPGGFSEYILWRRRWHAKGFGMTLKGPCDFKLEDFYAAPSELFEPYYGEGGVDGDGDITRPENVTAFRNFVLESTERRGLHFLMADGGFSVEGQENLQEILSKQLLLCQFLTALSTLRTGGHFVCKTFDLFTPFSVGLVYLVYLCFDRVCLYKPVTSRPANSERYIVCRGLKPGSDAVREYMFRINLKLNQLRNTDRDVTDVVPLSIIKDDTDFYQFMVNSNERLCAVQIKALAKIHAFVVDPTLSVPKQADIRKECLKLWAVPDKARVTPASSDPKTKFYELNKSSDVEPFQCKLTHLNSSTLEKMRHVLDHRCIVGGGEQIFLLSLGKSQIYTWDGKMPLRWRKLENFKLELPRDTLLSVEIVQELKGEGKAQRRINAVHVMDALILNGTDVRDQHFNQRIRMAEKFVKAVAKPSRPDMNPIRVKEVYRLEEMDKIFVRLEMKVTKSSGGVPRLSYTGRDDRHFLPTGLYIIKTISEPWTIAYSKNSKMKFFFNKTTQESTYVMPQNCATPFHVCHSERLFWAWVDGVKVHESQTRMDPEKLSKDDVLSFIHRNYQP comes from the exons ATGATGAAGAGAAGAGCTGAAGGACCGTCGACAGTACTGAAGGGTGCAAAGATAAGTCGTGATGACAGCAGCTCAGATGAAGAGTCACAGTTATCCAGACAAG ACTCCAGCCAAAATGAATCCCTCAGCGATCAGGAGGATCACAGACCAGGGTTCTCCATGCCCTCCATATCATCCTTTGATGAACAAGAGACAAATGCAAACCCTGCAGACACTGCCAATTTCTCAATGTACAACAGTGTGTCACAGAAGCTCATG GCCAAGATGGGTTTCCGTGAGGGTGAGGGTCTGGGGAAATTTGGCCAAGGACGCAAGGAGATCGTGGAGGCCTCCACTCAGCGGGGTAGAAGGGGTCTTGGCCTCACACTGCAGGGCTTTCAGGGGGAGCTCAATGTCGACTGGCGTGATGAACCTGAG CCCAGTGCTGTAGAGAAAGTGGACTGGTTCCCTGAATGCACCACAGAAAACCCAGATGATGATGAGCTGAGGGATTGGATGAGAGTGGGACCg AGAAAACTGAAGATTGAGGATGAGACAGAGTTTTGTTCTGAAGATCTGCTGCACACTCTTCTAAGGTGTAAG ACGGTGTTTGATAATCTGGAAggtgaggagatgaggagagcTCGGACACGCTCCAACCCTTACGAGACAATTAGAGGAGGGATCTTTCTCAACAG AGCTGCAATGAAAATGGCAAACATCGACCACTGCTTTGATCACATGTTCACCAACCCAAAGAATTCCAAAGGG ATCCCTCTGACTAAGGACCGTGAGGGTGAGCTTCTGTACTTCGGCGATGTCTGTGCGGGACCAGGAGGCTTTTCTGAGTACATACTGTGGAGGAGACGCTGGCATGCCAAAGGCTTCGGCATGACACTGAAAGGACCCTGTGACTTCAAACTGGAAGATTTCTATGCAGCACCGAGTGAGCTGTTTGAGCCTTATTACG GCGAGGGAGGTGTGGATGGTGATGGTGACATCACTCGGCCAGAAAACGTGACAGCCTTTCGGAACTTTGTGCTAGAGAGCACAGAAAGAAGAGGGCTGCACTTCCTCATGGCAGATGGG GGTTTCTCTGTGGAAGGTCAGGAAAACCTTCAGGAGATCCTGAGCAAACAGCTGCTACTGTGTCAATTCCTCACTGCCCTCTCTACACTCAGGACAG GTGGTCACTTTGTCTGTAAGACGTTTGACCTCTTCACTCCCTTCAGTGTGGGTTTGGTCTATCTGGTCTACCTCTGCTTTGACAGGGTATGTCTCTATAAACCTGTCACCAGCCGACCTGCCAACTCtgagag GTACATAGTGTGCCGTGGTCTGAAGCCAGGTTCAGATGCCGTCAGGGAATACATGTTCAGAATAAACCTGAAACTGAACCAGCTGAGGAATACAGACAGAGATGTCACAGATGTGGTTCCACTGAGCATCATCAAGGATGACACAGATTTCTATCAGTTCATGGTCAACTCCAATGAGCG CCTCTGTGCAGTCCAGATCAAGGCTTTGGCCAAGATCCATGCTTTTGTCGTCGACCC GACTCTTTCGGTGCCGAAGCAAGCTGACATTAGGAAGGAGTGTCTGAAGCTCTGGGCG GTCCCAGACAAGGCCAGGGTGACCCCTGCTTCCTCTGACCCAAAGACAAAATTCTACGAATTGAATAAG TCTTCAGATGTGGAGCCATTCCAGTGCAAACTCACACATCTCAACTCCAGTACGCTTGAAAAGATGCGTCACGTACTGGACCACAGGTGCATTGTGGGAGGTGGAGAGCAGATCTTTCTTCTATCACTTGGG AAGTCTCAGATTTACACATGGGATGGGAAGATGCCACTGCGctggaggaaactggagaattTTAAACTAGAGCTGCCAAGGGACACACTTCTGAGTGTGGAGATTGTCCAAGAGCTGAAGGGCGAG GGAAAAGCTCAACGTAGAATCAACGCAGTTCACGTAATGGACGCACTGATTCTCAACGGCACTGATGTAAGAGACCAACACTTTAACCAGCG GATCCGGATGGCTGAGAAGTTTGTGAAGGCGGTGGCCAAACCCAGCAGACCAGACATGAACCCTATCAG AGTAAAGGAGGTGTACAGGTTGGAGGAAATGGACAAAATCTTTGTCAG ACTGGAGATGAAGGTAACAAAGAGTTCAGGAGGAGTCCCTCGTCTGTCCTACACCGGCAGAGATGACCGACACTTCCTCCCCACAGGACTCTACATCATTAAGACTATCAGTG AGCCTTGGACGATCGCATACAGTAAGAACTCCAAGATGAAGTTCTTCTTTAATAAGACAACCCAGGAGTCCACTTATGTAATGCCACAAAACTGCGCCACTCCTTTCCA TGTCTGCCACTCTGAGCGTCTCTTCTGGGCCTGGGTGGATGGAGTCAAAGTTCACGAATCTCAGACCCGGATGGATCCTGAGAAACTGTCCAAAGATGATGTTTTGTCCTTTATCCACAGGAACTACCAGCCCTGA